In Colwellia sp. M166, a genomic segment contains:
- a CDS encoding response regulator yields MIDGQDIFDANILVVDDIDTNVLLLEQMLSESGYQQVTSTMDPFTVVELHRANHYDLILLDLQMPGRDGFQLMEDLKLEPDNNYLSILVITAQIEQKWRSLAAGAKGFIGKPFNIVEIDTCIRNLLIENSLIKQHKM; encoded by the coding sequence ATGATTGATGGACAAGATATTTTTGACGCTAACATTTTAGTTGTTGATGATATTGACACCAATGTGCTGTTACTTGAGCAAATGCTAAGCGAAAGTGGCTATCAGCAGGTCACCTCAACGATGGATCCTTTTACGGTGGTTGAATTGCATCGGGCTAACCATTACGACTTAATTCTACTCGATCTGCAAATGCCCGGCAGGGACGGTTTTCAGCTAATGGAAGATCTTAAATTAGAACCCGATAACAACTACCTTTCAATTTTGGTGATCACAGCACAAATTGAACAAAAATGGCGGTCATTGGCTGCTGGCGCCAAGGGTTTTATCGGTAAACCATTTAATATTGTTGAAATAGACACATGTATTCGCAATTTACTGATAGAAAATAGCTTAATAAAACAGCATAAAATGTAG